The proteins below are encoded in one region of Mustelus asterias unplaced genomic scaffold, sMusAst1.hap1.1 HAP1_SCAFFOLD_3173, whole genome shotgun sequence:
- the LOC144490330 gene encoding transmembrane protein 179B-like has translation MEGEFGSRCVLYGVAKWNATGRSLGVEQFGNTSLCGFVSAVSVIIAIYCFCTVFYFIYANCIEEATRGVRWLTACLAMSGVHLFFLLVSGCLLRVGLSTFCQSIVAQPGVKRCSEAEKLNWTAPYNGSTFYQNVTSAETSTWVNFIFWLVALALLIVQRKRVEAFRPMVGADPEWSTAVSGVTSENKPLIPSGPRP, from the exons ATGGAG GGGGAGTTTGGTTCCCGATGTGTCCTCTACGGCGTGGCCAAGTGGAACGCCACGGGGCGTTCCCTGGGGGTGGAGCAGTTTGGCAACACCTCCCTCTGCGGTTTCGTCAGTGCCGTATCTGTCATCATCGCCATCTACTGCTTCTGCACCGTCTTCTATTTCATCTATGCCAACTGCATTGAGGAGGCCACCCG TGGAGTGCGGTGGCTCACCGCCTGCCTGGCAATGTCTGGCGTCCACCTCTTCTTCCTCCTGGTGTCCGGTTGCCTGCTGCGAGTTGGACTCAGCACCTTCTGTCAGTCGATCGTCGCTCAACCCGGGGTCAAGAG ATGCTCAGAGgctgagaaactgaactggacggcACCATACAACGGCTCCACGTTTTATCAGAATGTGACCAGCGCAGAG ACCTCGACCTGGGTGAATTTCATCTTCTGGCTGGTCGCGTTGGCTCTTCTGATTGTCCAGCGGAAGCGGGTGGAGGCATTCCGGCCAATGGTCGGAGCTGATCCCGAGTGGAGCACGGCGGTATCGGGGGTCACGTCC